One window from the genome of Amphiprion ocellaris isolate individual 3 ecotype Okinawa chromosome 23, ASM2253959v1, whole genome shotgun sequence encodes:
- the LOC111576682 gene encoding E3 ubiquitin-protein ligase TRIM39-like isoform X1, with the protein MSVCSGVSRQLLSGMASTGNLSEEQVHCSICLDVFTNPVSIPCGHNFCQSCILGYWKTSPLYQCPMCKKSFYKRPDISVNTVLREIAEQFKEIREEGAGKDKKWTMERRKKEDEERLLEKDQKQQLVEELKLKQEEERRKKEALKEKQAEKKPLPEELPPLIPPALAPKASPPPSPQDTPQFPPPPPLPETSPPPSPQIPASPVLPTLPPPDSSSLPSPPWDEVLCDVCLGDGRPKAVKSCLVCLTSYCEEHLKSHTARFTKHKLMEPVANMEDRMCPKHERLLELFCKKDQTCVCVLCTETDHRAHYTVPVEREWTDKKAQLKRTGIDVQQMIQDRVKKVEEIKHSVELNKASAQKEVEESMQVFSELVRSIQRTQAELVLVIEEKQRQTERWAEGLIAELEQEIAELKRRNTDLENVARTDHIHFLKSFPALSIPPSVKDWSETSVPTDTCVGMIRRSVSKLEATLNEMIDRLSESEIKKILKYTADVTLDPETANPWLQLSQDRHQVRHLGAWQDLPDHPDRFDTVVIVLGREGFTSGRHYWEVQVGDKDDWYLGVARSSVNRKGRISVSTTQGYWALAMKKGQGYRVSTSPPLLLALDPKLKRVGVYVDYEEGQVSFYDVRARTHIYTFEDTFTEKILPFFYLYCCDKASDTIVICPVTEKSLIKQS; encoded by the exons ATGTCAGTGTGCAGCGGAGTGTCGAGGCAGCTGCTCTCTG GAATGGCCTCCACTGGGAACCTTTCCGAAGAGCAGGTGCACTGCTCCATCTGCCTGGACGTCTTCACCAACCCCGTATCCATCCCCTGTGGACACAACTTTTGCCAGAGCTGCATCCTGGGATACTGGAAAACCAGCCCTTTGTATCAGTGTCCCATGTGCAAGAAGTCCTTCTACAAAAGGCCCGACATCAGCGTTAACACTGTGTTGAGGGAGATCGCCGAGCAGTTCAAGGAGATCAGGGAGGAAGGAGCGGGGAAGGACAAGAAGTGGACAATGGAAAGAAGGaagaaggaggatgaggagaggcTTTTGGAGAAAGATCAGAAGCAGCAGCTTGTGGAGGAGTTGAAGctgaagcaggaggaggagaggcggAAGAAAGAGGCACTAAAGGAGAAACAAGCAGAGAAGAAACCACTTCCAGAGGAGCTACCACCACTGATACCTCCAGCGTTGGCGCCTAAAgcctctcctccaccttcacctCAGGACACACCTCAGTTTCCACCCCCACCACCTCTTCCAGAAACATCACCCCCACCTTCACCTCAGATCCCTGCTTCTCCAGTTCTCCCCACTCTGCCTCCACCTGACTCCTCCTCACTCCCATCTCCTCCCTGGGATGAGGTCCTGTGTGACGTTTGTTTGGGGGACGGAAGGCCGAAAGCGGTCAAATCCTGCCTCGTGTGTTTGACCTCCTACTGCGAGGAGCATCTGAAATCTCACACCGCCAGATTCACCAAGCACAAGCTGATGGAGCCTGTCGCCAACATGGAGGACAGGATGTGTCCGAAGCACGAGAGGCTTCTGGAGCTGTTCTGTAAGAAGGACCAGACTTGTGTGTGCGTCCTCTGCACCGAGACCGACCACCGGGCGCATTACACCGTCCCTGTGGAGAGGGAATGGACTGACAAGAAG GCGCAGCTGAAAAGGACAGGAATAGACGTCCAGCAGATGATCCAGGACAGAGTGAAAAAGGTGGAGGAGATCAAACACTCTGTGGAGCTCAACAAA gCCAGTGCTCAGAAGGAGGTTGAAGAGAGCATGCAGGTGTTCTCGGAGCTGGTGCGCTCCATCCAGAGGACTCAGGCCGAGCTGGTTCTGGTCATCGAGGAGAAGCAGAGGCAGACGGAGAGGTGGGCTGAAGGCCTCATTGCCGAGCTGGAGCAGGAGATCGCTGAGCTGAAGAGAAGGAACACAGACCTGGAAAACGTGGCTCGGACCGACCACATTCACTTCTTAAAG AGCTTCCCAGCACTCAGCATTCCACCATCTGTTAAAGACTGGTCTGAGACCAGTGTTCCCACTGATACCTGTGTAGGCATGATCAGGAGATCAGTGTCCAAATTGGAGGCAACGCTAAATGAAATGATTGACAGATTGTCTGAAAGTG aGATCAAGAAAATTCTGAAATATACAG CTGATGTCACCCTGGACCCAGAAACTGCTAACCCCTGGCTGCAGCTCTCTCAGGACAGACATCAGGTGAGACACCTGGGCGCCTGGCAGGACCTGCCAGACCACCCCGACCGATTCGACACAGTGGTCATTGTCCTGGGCCGTGAGGGCTTCACGTCAGGCAGACACTACTGGGAGGTCCAGGTGGGGGACAAGGATGACTGGTACCTCGGTGTGGCCAGGTCTTCTGTCAACAGAAAGGGCAGGATCTCTGTTAGCACCACCCAAGGCTACTGGGCTCTGGCCATGAAGAAAGGCCAGGGCTACAGGGTGTCAACATCCCCACCATTACTGCTGGCTCTAGACCCCAAGCTCAAAAGAGTGGGCGTGTACGTGGACTATGAGGAGGGCCAGGTGTCGTTTTATGATGTGAGAGCTCGGACCCATATTTACACGTTCGAAGACACGTTTACGGAGAAGATTTTGCCCTTTTTCTACCTGTACTGCTGCGACAAAGCCTCTGATACCATTGTGATCTGTCCTGTGACTGAGAAAAGCCTGATCAAGCAAAGCTAa
- the LOC111576682 gene encoding E3 ubiquitin-protein ligase TRIM39-like isoform X2, translating into MTLPLRRVGMASTGNLSEEQVHCSICLDVFTNPVSIPCGHNFCQSCILGYWKTSPLYQCPMCKKSFYKRPDISVNTVLREIAEQFKEIREEGAGKDKKWTMERRKKEDEERLLEKDQKQQLVEELKLKQEEERRKKEALKEKQAEKKPLPEELPPLIPPALAPKASPPPSPQDTPQFPPPPPLPETSPPPSPQIPASPVLPTLPPPDSSSLPSPPWDEVLCDVCLGDGRPKAVKSCLVCLTSYCEEHLKSHTARFTKHKLMEPVANMEDRMCPKHERLLELFCKKDQTCVCVLCTETDHRAHYTVPVEREWTDKKAQLKRTGIDVQQMIQDRVKKVEEIKHSVELNKASAQKEVEESMQVFSELVRSIQRTQAELVLVIEEKQRQTERWAEGLIAELEQEIAELKRRNTDLENVARTDHIHFLKSFPALSIPPSVKDWSETSVPTDTCVGMIRRSVSKLEATLNEMIDRLSESEIKKILKYTADVTLDPETANPWLQLSQDRHQVRHLGAWQDLPDHPDRFDTVVIVLGREGFTSGRHYWEVQVGDKDDWYLGVARSSVNRKGRISVSTTQGYWALAMKKGQGYRVSTSPPLLLALDPKLKRVGVYVDYEEGQVSFYDVRARTHIYTFEDTFTEKILPFFYLYCCDKASDTIVICPVTEKSLIKQS; encoded by the exons ATGACCCTGCCTCTTCGCCGTGTAGGAATGGCCTCCACTGGGAACCTTTCCGAAGAGCAGGTGCACTGCTCCATCTGCCTGGACGTCTTCACCAACCCCGTATCCATCCCCTGTGGACACAACTTTTGCCAGAGCTGCATCCTGGGATACTGGAAAACCAGCCCTTTGTATCAGTGTCCCATGTGCAAGAAGTCCTTCTACAAAAGGCCCGACATCAGCGTTAACACTGTGTTGAGGGAGATCGCCGAGCAGTTCAAGGAGATCAGGGAGGAAGGAGCGGGGAAGGACAAGAAGTGGACAATGGAAAGAAGGaagaaggaggatgaggagaggcTTTTGGAGAAAGATCAGAAGCAGCAGCTTGTGGAGGAGTTGAAGctgaagcaggaggaggagaggcggAAGAAAGAGGCACTAAAGGAGAAACAAGCAGAGAAGAAACCACTTCCAGAGGAGCTACCACCACTGATACCTCCAGCGTTGGCGCCTAAAgcctctcctccaccttcacctCAGGACACACCTCAGTTTCCACCCCCACCACCTCTTCCAGAAACATCACCCCCACCTTCACCTCAGATCCCTGCTTCTCCAGTTCTCCCCACTCTGCCTCCACCTGACTCCTCCTCACTCCCATCTCCTCCCTGGGATGAGGTCCTGTGTGACGTTTGTTTGGGGGACGGAAGGCCGAAAGCGGTCAAATCCTGCCTCGTGTGTTTGACCTCCTACTGCGAGGAGCATCTGAAATCTCACACCGCCAGATTCACCAAGCACAAGCTGATGGAGCCTGTCGCCAACATGGAGGACAGGATGTGTCCGAAGCACGAGAGGCTTCTGGAGCTGTTCTGTAAGAAGGACCAGACTTGTGTGTGCGTCCTCTGCACCGAGACCGACCACCGGGCGCATTACACCGTCCCTGTGGAGAGGGAATGGACTGACAAGAAG GCGCAGCTGAAAAGGACAGGAATAGACGTCCAGCAGATGATCCAGGACAGAGTGAAAAAGGTGGAGGAGATCAAACACTCTGTGGAGCTCAACAAA gCCAGTGCTCAGAAGGAGGTTGAAGAGAGCATGCAGGTGTTCTCGGAGCTGGTGCGCTCCATCCAGAGGACTCAGGCCGAGCTGGTTCTGGTCATCGAGGAGAAGCAGAGGCAGACGGAGAGGTGGGCTGAAGGCCTCATTGCCGAGCTGGAGCAGGAGATCGCTGAGCTGAAGAGAAGGAACACAGACCTGGAAAACGTGGCTCGGACCGACCACATTCACTTCTTAAAG AGCTTCCCAGCACTCAGCATTCCACCATCTGTTAAAGACTGGTCTGAGACCAGTGTTCCCACTGATACCTGTGTAGGCATGATCAGGAGATCAGTGTCCAAATTGGAGGCAACGCTAAATGAAATGATTGACAGATTGTCTGAAAGTG aGATCAAGAAAATTCTGAAATATACAG CTGATGTCACCCTGGACCCAGAAACTGCTAACCCCTGGCTGCAGCTCTCTCAGGACAGACATCAGGTGAGACACCTGGGCGCCTGGCAGGACCTGCCAGACCACCCCGACCGATTCGACACAGTGGTCATTGTCCTGGGCCGTGAGGGCTTCACGTCAGGCAGACACTACTGGGAGGTCCAGGTGGGGGACAAGGATGACTGGTACCTCGGTGTGGCCAGGTCTTCTGTCAACAGAAAGGGCAGGATCTCTGTTAGCACCACCCAAGGCTACTGGGCTCTGGCCATGAAGAAAGGCCAGGGCTACAGGGTGTCAACATCCCCACCATTACTGCTGGCTCTAGACCCCAAGCTCAAAAGAGTGGGCGTGTACGTGGACTATGAGGAGGGCCAGGTGTCGTTTTATGATGTGAGAGCTCGGACCCATATTTACACGTTCGAAGACACGTTTACGGAGAAGATTTTGCCCTTTTTCTACCTGTACTGCTGCGACAAAGCCTCTGATACCATTGTGATCTGTCCTGTGACTGAGAAAAGCCTGATCAAGCAAAGCTAa